In one Paramisgurnus dabryanus chromosome 21, PD_genome_1.1, whole genome shotgun sequence genomic region, the following are encoded:
- the fbxw12 gene encoding F-box/WD repeat-containing protein 12 translates to MEICPHLPLDCLITVFSLLQDEDLISVSTVCKEWYHAAETQWLWKRLCLKRWSFCNVSQFRTDTGTPSWKRYYLRRSHLEMKMKSGRSCADYTCKSLRGHKGKVVGFGYLVGNDDCSDVWKSTPVVCSASTDGTVKAWDIQKGVNLWTSPAQSPMQDIIVDPVRSVVVTSDCTGTIKAWEGLTGQELASFESGLSNAKLMLFNDKSSSFVMVGSIQGLVVLTCPALSEVSRHVVFDSFRVDLLLSSPDKKWIFTASKENLDLCPKVFYTETVCYPNKDEESLCQSLSINGCCAAVFLPSHHARIAVIHTDSLFSNKTVSVFDLTIKESKYKKEPQAQQVASFQIELRDRTNLTLEAKGSNTLLVTDGNFLKVYTLTGDLVASFEDHIQPISALCVDSFRVVTASHDLSLRVLTWRNDKQHGLNLESQYQLLGGSHTMSRGFTNVACDYSSIVASVESVDGKDVLKAYTFDF, encoded by the exons ATGGAGATTTGTCCACATTTACCGCTGGACTGCTTGATCACTGTATTTTCCCTTCTTCAGGATGAAGATTTAATTAGTGTGTCAACAGTTTGTAAG gaGTGGTACCATGCTGCAGAGACACAATGGTTGTGGAA GAGACTGTGTTTAAAGAGATGGAGCTTCTGCAATGTTTCCCAGTTCCGCACAGACACCGGGACACCCTCATGGAAAAGATATTATCTGCGTCGATCTCATCTAGAGATGAAAATGAAATCAGGCAGGTCATGTGCAGACTACACCTGCAAAAGCCTGCGAGGCCATAAAG GCAAGGTTGTTGGTTTTGGATACTTGGTTGGAAATGATGACTGCTCAGACGTTTGGAAGTCTACGCCAGTTGTCTGTAGTGCATCCACAGATGGCACAGTCAAAGCATGGGACATCCAGAAG ggTGTTAATTTATGGACCAGTCCTGCTCAAAGTCCTATGCAGGACATCATAGTCGACCCTGTTCGGTCTGTTGTTGTCACATCCGACTGCACAGGAACAATCAAAGCGTGGGAGGGATTAACCGGACAGGAGCTGGCCTCATTTGAGTCAGGACTCTCAAATGCCAAACTGATGTTATTCAATGACAAAAGCAGCTCTTTCGTTATG GTGGGATCTATTCAAGGTCTAGTTGTCTTGACTTGTCCTGCACTGTCTGAGGTTTCAAGGCACGTGGTCTTCGACTCGTTTAGGGTAGACCTACTTCTTTCATCTCCAGATAAAAAGTGGATATTCACTGCCTCCAAAGAAAATTTAGATTTATGCCCTAAG GTTTTCTACACTGAAACGGTGTGTTATCCAAACAAGGATGAGGAAAGTCTGTGTCAGAGTCTGTCAATCAATGGCTGTTGTGCTGCCGTATTCCTTCCCTCCCATCATGCACGAATCGCAGTAATCCATACAGACAGTCTCTTCAGCAACAAAACAGTCTCAGTCTTTGACCTGACCATAAAGGAATCCAAATATAAGAAGGAACCACAAG CTCAACAAGTTGCATCTTTTCAGATAGAACTAAGGGACCGTACCAACCTCACTCTTGAGGCAAAAGGGAGCAACACCCTTCTGGTTACAGATGGAAACTTTCTAAAGGTTTACACGCTTACAGGGGATCTTGTAGCTAGTTTTGAGGACCATATACAGCCGATTTCTGCTCTTTGTGTG GACAGTTTTAGGGTGGTAACAGCATCCCACGACCTGTCTCTCCGAGTACTGACCTGGAGAAATGATAAACAACATGGGCTTAACCTTGAGAGCCAGTATCAATTACTTGGAGGCTCCCACACAATGTCCAG aGGATTCACAAACGTTGCCTGTGATTATTCAAGTATAGTGGCCTCTGTGGAGTCAGTGGACGGAAAGGACGTTTTGAAGGCATATACATTTGATTTCTGA